The window TTATTTTTTCAAGTATCTTTCCTCTAAATATGCATAAAGCGTAGAGATCATCCTGATTAACGATAACTGCTCTCCTTGTTTCTTTCTTCAAATCTTTTTCACTTCATCTATGAATAGATTTGAGTAGTTTTCAGCCAGCTCTATTGCTTTAATTAATGCCTCCCTTGCTGATATGCTTCCATCGGTCAAGATCTTAATCGTTATGCTAGTTATAAGTGGATGAGGCAAGGAATAGGCAGCAAATTTCACTCCTGGCACTTTCAAAAGCATTCCCTTAAGTAAGTTGCCTAATGTATGTTCCTCTCCGTCTATTTGTAATTCTAAATAATTTTGTTCTTCTTTTATTACTTTAATTTCCACCTTTCTTCACCGTAAATGCTAGTTTTCTTGTCTCAATATTTCCACAGTCTGGGCATTTTAAATGTTCTTCGTCTTGCCTTTGTAAGGGACTTCCACAGATGGAGCACTTAGCAGAGATCACTCCTAAGTCTCTCTGTTTGATCGTTAAAGGAACTGGAATAATGTAGTTTATTGGTTTAGCTCTTATGATATCACCAACTCTCATAGCATCTGAAATAGTGTTAAGATACTTGCTTGATATTTGTGAGATGTGTATGTAACCGCTTAGAGTAGTTACTAATGACTTATCCTCTAAACTCTGAATGTTAATTATAGCTGAATCCTCTTTAATTCCTACCACTATTCCAAGAACATATTTACTTTTCTTTAATGATAGAATACCCGGTTTCTTGAATCCAATGGAGTTAACTTTCCTGTTTATCATATCATAGAAAGCTTTACCTACAACGCTTGAGTAAACGGTACCATTAAATTCGTAAGTTCCCTCACCTGTTGTGAATTCCTCAATTACACTCAATTCCTCTCCTGGCAAAAGCAATTCTCCTTGATTCTTCAAGCTTCTTCACCACGGAAATATATACTCATCCAACTTACTAAAAATTATCATTTTTGCTTCTCCTGGTGTGAGAACGGGCTTTTCATATTCAAAAAGATCATCTATAGGCAGTCTAGGGCAAGAGGTAACTATGAAACTATCTATCTCAGGGTTATCTATATTTCTGAGGGCATCAATACTAAGACTTCTATTAGTTATTACGAAAACCTTATACCCCTTTTCCTCCAGCTTCTTCTGAATATATTTCACCATTAAAGGTCTGTTTTGTCCCGTCTTAACTCCCTGAATTATAGCCCAGTTTCTCGAGTCTAAGGCTTTCATTATTTTTCCGTATCTGATCTTGAGAATCTTATAAATTTCATTTGTGAGATCTTCATTTTTACCTGTATAAGGATCTAATTTGACTATTGGTTTCCTTGTCGTTAGACCTACACCTAAGGCATGAAACAATCCTCCTGAAACGTTTACATAAACATCTGCGCTCGAGTTCACTACTGCCTTATAATCGCAACCTAGTATCTGCCCATCGTGCATGAATGGAGAAGAGGGCTTACCTATAATAACGTTAAACTGTGACTGCATTCTCTCCTTAATTTTTGGAAGTAGGTGAGAATGTTGGATTGTAGACGATAACGAAACCGTTCTTGGATTATACTTCTCATTAATGTATTGAATAAGTTTCTCTATTTGCTCTTC is drawn from Sulfolobus acidocaldarius SUSAZ and contains these coding sequences:
- a CDS encoding DNA-directed RNA polymerase subunit L, whose amino-acid sequence is MEIKVIKEEQNYLELQIDGEEHTLGNLLKGMLLKVPGVKFAAYSLPHPLITSITIKILTDGSISAREALIKAIELAENYSNLFIDEVKKI
- a CDS encoding dihydrofolate reductase, with amino-acid sequence MSYDFEVDKIIEEIRKRSAKKVLLQFPEGIKPFSIGLLEKLRETAKDIEFIISSDASWGACDVAEDEARTLGVDLIVHFGHTPYTWYYPKFPTLFIELRSKLNVEEEQIEKLIQYINEKYNPRTVSLSSTIQHSHLLPKIKERMQSQFNVIIGKPSSPFMHDGQILGCDYKAVVNSSADVYVNVSGGLFHALGVGLTTRKPIVKLDPYTGKNEDLTNEIYKILKIRYGKIMKALDSRNWAIIQGVKTGQNRPLMVKYIQKKLEEKGYKVFVITNRSLSIDALRNIDNPEIDSFIVTSCPRLPIDDLFEYEKPVLTPGEAKMIIFSKLDEYIFPW
- a CDS encoding RNA-binding protein (forms a homotrimeric complex that covers the face of the exosome RNA-processing complex; involved in substrate/cofactor recruitment and regulated processing) gives rise to the protein MKNQGELLLPGEELSVIEEFTTGEGTYEFNGTVYSSVVGKAFYDMINRKVNSIGFKKPGILSLKKSKYVLGIVVGIKEDSAIINIQSLEDKSLVTTLSGYIHISQISSKYLNTISDAMRVGDIIRAKPINYIIPVPLTIKQRDLGVISAKCSICGSPLQRQDEEHLKCPDCGNIETRKLAFTVKKGGN